One window from the genome of Gemella haemolysans ATCC 10379 encodes:
- a CDS encoding KUP/HAK/KT family potassium transporter, producing the protein MDKSRLTFLGVIITIGIIFGDIGTSVLYVMKSFVHSTDATMNENLVLGFISLIFWVMTLQTTTKYVMIALKADNKGEGGVFSLFALIKNKTRRSVALLAMIGGATLLADGIITPAITVTSAVEGLHDIVPSINTNDVIVLVLIIFIFIFSFQRFGTKKIGSLFGPIMSLWFLSLLFWGVKSISTRPEILKAVNPKYALQLLISYPGIFVLLGAVFLCVSGAEDLYVDLGHCGRKNVRMAWFSVKVCLLANYFGQAAYLLSTNYNATKNPFFALVPDSFIVFQVILATLAAIIASQSLITGSFTLISEAIKLNLFPKLMIKYPTELKGQVYVSTVNIILFICSSCVVLFFRTSSNMEAAYGLSISVTMFVTTLLLSIYLYKVKNKKTFALIFLLFFGIEELFFLYANSLKFVNGGYITVIIASLIFIIMFIWYKGTEIKERESQYLTVKNYTKQLLKLSVDKSVPKYATNLVYLTGAKHEEDVDYAVLYSILNKQPKRANVYFFVHINVLDEPYRREYKVTKFSDKKILKITFNLGFRENQRVNMFMRQVIADLLEDKELELQPTKYNLRGKAETVGDFRFVLIEEVLGNSNGLSSFDNFIMGLRLKLKKITVTPEKWFGLDTSVITKEAVPLNVVQSTVKKLTRIK; encoded by the coding sequence ATGGATAAATCAAGATTAACCTTTCTTGGTGTAATAATAACTATAGGAATAATATTTGGAGATATAGGGACCTCGGTTCTTTATGTTATGAAATCATTTGTTCATAGTACTGATGCAACGATGAATGAAAACTTAGTTTTAGGGTTTATCAGTTTAATATTTTGGGTAATGACTTTACAGACTACGACAAAATATGTAATGATAGCGTTGAAAGCTGACAACAAAGGAGAAGGAGGGGTATTCTCGCTTTTTGCCTTAATAAAAAATAAAACAAGGCGTAGTGTAGCACTTTTAGCGATGATAGGAGGAGCAACACTTCTTGCGGATGGAATAATAACACCTGCAATTACGGTAACCTCTGCGGTTGAAGGATTACATGATATTGTTCCATCTATAAATACTAACGATGTAATTGTTTTAGTGCTTATAATCTTTATATTTATTTTTTCGTTTCAACGTTTTGGAACAAAAAAAATAGGTTCGCTCTTTGGACCTATAATGAGTTTATGGTTTTTATCATTGCTATTTTGGGGAGTGAAATCTATTAGCACTAGACCTGAAATATTAAAAGCTGTAAATCCTAAATATGCATTACAGTTGTTAATCAGTTATCCTGGTATTTTTGTCCTATTAGGAGCGGTATTTTTATGTGTATCAGGTGCCGAAGATTTATATGTGGATTTAGGTCACTGTGGTCGAAAAAATGTTAGAATGGCATGGTTTTCGGTAAAAGTATGTCTACTTGCGAACTATTTTGGTCAGGCAGCATATTTACTATCAACAAATTATAACGCGACAAAAAATCCGTTCTTTGCGCTAGTGCCGGATAGCTTTATAGTATTTCAGGTGATACTCGCGACACTTGCTGCGATAATCGCGAGTCAAAGTTTAATAACAGGATCATTTACGCTAATATCAGAGGCGATAAAATTAAATCTATTCCCTAAATTAATGATAAAATATCCTACCGAGTTAAAAGGTCAAGTTTATGTATCTACGGTTAATATAATATTGTTTATTTGTAGTAGCTGTGTAGTATTATTCTTTAGAACAAGTAGTAATATGGAGGCTGCGTATGGACTAAGCATTAGTGTAACGATGTTTGTAACGACATTGCTGTTAAGCATATATTTATATAAAGTAAAAAACAAAAAAACTTTTGCGCTAATTTTCTTATTATTCTTTGGAATAGAGGAACTGTTTTTCCTATATGCAAATAGTTTGAAATTCGTTAATGGTGGTTATATAACTGTAATTATCGCCTCATTAATATTTATAATTATGTTTATTTGGTATAAAGGAACAGAAATTAAAGAACGTGAAAGTCAATATTTAACTGTAAAAAATTATACGAAACAGTTGTTGAAGTTAAGCGTAGATAAAAGCGTACCGAAATATGCGACAAACCTAGTGTATTTAACAGGTGCTAAACATGAGGAAGATGTGGATTATGCTGTCTTGTATTCTATTTTGAATAAACAACCTAAACGAGCAAATGTCTACTTCTTCGTTCATATAAATGTATTAGACGAACCGTATAGAAGAGAGTATAAAGTTACTAAATTTAGTGATAAGAAAATATTAAAAATCACCTTTAATCTAGGATTTAGAGAGAATCAAAGGGTCAATATGTTTATGCGTCAGGTAATCGCAGATTTATTAGAAGATAAAGAGCTAGAACTACAACCTACTAAATATAATTTAAGAGGGAAAGCTGAAACAGTAGGAGACTTTAGATTTGTCTTGATTGAGGAAGTATTAGGTAACAGCAATGGCTTGTCTTCATTTGATAACTTTATAATGGGATTAAGGTTGAAACTAAAAAAAATTACGGTAACTCCGGAAAAATGGTTTGGTTTAGATACTAGTGTTATTACTAAAGAAGCGGTACCTTTAAATGTTGTTCAAAGTACAGTAAAAAAATTAACAAGAATAAAATAA
- the nagA gene encoding N-acetylglucosamine-6-phosphate deacetylase, producing MLIKSKKVWSSGQFLPLILEVEDKKITAVYDYDAFDKVDYDFGSNRILPGFIDVHTHGAYGYDTNDVNEEGLRNWTKNIVSEGVTSFLPTTITQTEEVLLKAVANVAKVYEEGYEGAEILGIHFEGPYLDVEKRGAQPKNCIQTPSVEQFKKFQEASKNLIRLITIACEKDIDYKLTKYLVSQGIRVSLGHSACNYKESYLAFANGATSQTHVYNGMVGFHHRDGGQVGFALRARDAYGEIICDGIHSTTDALNTYFTAKGRDHGIMITDSLCAKGCGRGSYIFGGENMEIYEDGSAHRDDGRLAGSTLRVIDGLRVLIEDALVPVDAAINSCTKNPAEMLGFADRKGKIKVGYDADLVVISPTYEVLTTFARGEEVYKKKIKK from the coding sequence ATGCTAATAAAAAGTAAAAAAGTTTGGTCAAGCGGACAATTTCTTCCTCTTATTTTAGAAGTCGAAGATAAAAAAATAACTGCCGTTTATGATTATGATGCATTCGATAAAGTAGATTATGATTTCGGATCTAATCGTATTTTACCTGGTTTTATAGATGTTCATACTCATGGAGCTTATGGTTATGATACAAATGATGTTAATGAAGAGGGGCTTCGTAACTGGACTAAAAATATCGTTTCTGAGGGAGTAACATCATTTTTACCAACAACAATTACACAAACTGAAGAAGTTCTTCTAAAAGCTGTTGCTAATGTAGCAAAAGTATATGAAGAAGGTTACGAAGGTGCCGAAATTTTAGGTATTCACTTCGAAGGTCCTTATCTAGATGTAGAAAAACGTGGAGCTCAACCTAAAAATTGTATCCAAACACCTAGTGTAGAGCAATTTAAAAAATTCCAAGAAGCTAGTAAAAATCTAATTAGACTTATTACTATCGCGTGTGAAAAAGATATTGATTATAAACTTACTAAATATTTAGTAAGTCAAGGTATCCGTGTAAGTTTAGGCCACTCTGCTTGTAACTATAAAGAAAGTTATCTAGCGTTCGCTAACGGTGCAACTTCCCAAACTCACGTTTATAATGGAATGGTTGGTTTCCACCACCGTGACGGAGGTCAAGTAGGATTTGCACTGCGTGCGCGTGATGCTTATGGAGAAATTATCTGTGACGGTATCCACTCTACTACAGATGCTTTAAATACATACTTCACAGCTAAAGGTCGCGATCACGGAATTATGATTACCGATTCACTATGTGCTAAAGGTTGTGGACGTGGTTCTTATATCTTCGGTGGAGAAAATATGGAAATATATGAAGATGGTAGTGCTCACCGTGATGATGGGCGTTTAGCAGGTTCTACACTAAGAGTTATCGATGGACTACGCGTTTTAATTGAGGATGCTTTAGTACCTGTAGATGCTGCCATCAACTCTTGTACAAAAAACCCAGCAGAAATGCTAGGATTTGCCGATCGTAAAGGGAAAATTAAAGTTGGCTACGATGCTGACCTTGTTGTTATTAGTCCTACATACGAAGTACTAACAACTTTCGCCCGTGGAGAAGAAGTTTATAAAAAGAAGATTAAAAAGTAA
- the nagB gene encoding glucosamine-6-phosphate deaminase encodes MKYLVFDSKQEASKEAYKILKSLIIENSTLGLATGGSPTGLYAEIIADHKAGNFSYKNVRSYNLDEYVGISYDHPESYHKFMETNLFDHIDIEKENTHVPDASAEDLEDALKSYQEALNDANIDVQLLGVGSNGHIGFNEPGTSFDTGVHIVDLKQETIEANSRFFNNDINLVPKQAVTMGIKDIMKAKHIILLAFGKAKQDAIRSLVADEEITENIPCTILKNHPSVYVIVDKEADFK; translated from the coding sequence ATGAAATATTTAGTTTTTGATTCTAAACAAGAAGCTTCAAAAGAAGCGTACAAAATTTTAAAAAGTTTAATTATTGAAAATTCAACACTAGGACTTGCTACTGGTGGATCACCTACAGGTCTATACGCAGAAATCATTGCAGACCACAAAGCAGGGAATTTTAGCTATAAAAATGTAAGATCTTATAATTTAGATGAATATGTAGGTATCAGCTATGATCACCCAGAAAGTTATCATAAATTCATGGAAACTAATCTATTCGATCATATCGATATAGAAAAAGAAAATACACATGTTCCTGACGCAAGTGCTGAAGATTTAGAAGATGCTCTTAAATCTTACCAAGAAGCACTTAATGATGCTAATATTGACGTTCAACTATTAGGTGTTGGCTCAAATGGTCACATCGGATTTAACGAACCAGGTACATCTTTTGATACTGGAGTTCATATTGTTGATTTAAAACAAGAAACAATAGAAGCAAATTCTAGATTCTTTAATAATGATATTAATCTAGTACCAAAACAGGCTGTAACAATGGGGATAAAAGATATTATGAAGGCTAAACATATAATCTTATTAGCTTTTGGTAAAGCTAAACAAGATGCTATTAGAAGTTTAGTAGCAGATGAGGAAATTACTGAAAATATTCCTTGTACTATTCTAAAAAATCACCCTAGTGTATATGTAATAGTAGATAAAGAAGCAGACTTTAAATAA
- a CDS encoding cyclically-permuted mutarotase family protein, protein MSTQLKWTNIATVVAQKGYENNIGTAGLVKGVLGNKLIFGGGANFPGGLPVDGGVKVNHKDVYLYEETADGVTLLDQIQFDYPLAYGPSAVHNDTLYYIANKTETSSELLVFTVVDNKLKVEVIDTLPLTVENVIAKVHDNKLYFGIGSINGSNNNELYAYDLATKKFEVFSEFPGKLRNQAVSYVYNNELYVYGGGASETYNDGYKVNLKSKEWTQLADVVIDNEEVSLLGADLAPLNEDELLVIGGFNKDVWKDAVFNLTTLQGEDHAKYRDAYFRRPVSDYKWNKKELVYNLKENRWYQLGEIPFEAPCGHAVLATDTNIYSIMGEIKPAERKPYIHRTKK, encoded by the coding sequence ATGAGTACACAACTAAAATGGACAAATATAGCTACTGTAGTGGCTCAAAAAGGCTACGAAAATAATATAGGAACAGCAGGTTTAGTTAAAGGAGTATTAGGTAATAAACTAATCTTTGGTGGAGGTGCTAACTTCCCAGGTGGACTTCCTGTTGATGGAGGAGTTAAAGTAAATCATAAAGATGTATATTTATATGAAGAAACAGCTGATGGAGTAACTTTATTAGATCAAATTCAATTTGACTATCCTCTAGCATATGGACCAAGTGCAGTACATAACGATACTTTATACTACATTGCGAATAAAACTGAAACATCATCAGAATTATTAGTATTCACTGTTGTTGATAATAAATTAAAAGTTGAAGTTATCGACACTCTTCCACTTACTGTAGAAAATGTTATCGCAAAAGTTCATGACAATAAACTATACTTCGGTATCGGATCTATTAACGGTTCTAATAACAATGAACTATATGCATATGATTTAGCAACTAAGAAATTCGAAGTATTTTCAGAATTTCCTGGAAAATTACGTAATCAAGCTGTTAGCTATGTATACAATAATGAACTATATGTATATGGTGGGGGAGCTAGCGAAACTTATAACGATGGATATAAAGTTAACTTAAAATCAAAAGAATGGACTCAACTTGCTGATGTAGTTATAGATAATGAGGAAGTATCACTTCTAGGTGCAGATTTAGCTCCATTAAATGAAGATGAACTACTAGTAATCGGCGGATTCAATAAAGATGTATGGAAAGATGCAGTGTTCAACTTAACTACATTACAAGGTGAAGATCACGCAAAATATCGTGACGCATACTTCAGACGTCCTGTAAGTGATTATAAATGGAATAAAAAAGAATTAGTTTACAACTTAAAAGAAAACCGCTGGTACCAATTAGGAGAAATTCCATTTGAAGCACCTTGTGGGCATGCTGTATTAGCTACAGATACTAATATTTACTCAATCATGGGGGAGATTAAACCAGCAGAAAGAAAACCATATATCCATAGAACTAAAAAATAA